The following proteins come from a genomic window of Leptospira bandrabouensis:
- a CDS encoding hydrogenase-4 subunit E, with product MEKITGVTNFDGVYHHYVFRDQKIVREEVISKKSNIDFLLDTKYPVWLVRHAFGQDMGEEDYSELKEEDYLSDNRGKNLSLHQKTGIVRDLVYHGLQVPFQAGTYSHAVGPIHAGIIEPGHFRFIVEGEDIRHLTIRLGFQYRGIREKIKGKPMSAVMPFSETISGDTSVGYAIAFSKIYEEMYGIEVPKNVALFRSFLIELERIAVHIGDLGGISEDIGYYPLYGVCVTDRGAALGLMEIWTGNRFGKAAVRPGRVRVNKRISAKQAKDAFFNLKKVYFKRVRPQILRALSVSTLKERMQGCGFISELDVQKNGFLGMVARMAGVSDDLRINHPDYPGWIPLPIQEEHHHYNGDVWARMYIRYAEIEQSLNWMESHLEEINWESLWSDTDNHFGNQIEKNGKPKPGIYTASVEAWRGPLLVSLDFDNEGFVKNSYIRDPSVLNWHALELAVRGEQVGDFPLNNKSFNLSYVGFDL from the coding sequence ATGGAAAAGATAACAGGCGTTACTAATTTTGATGGTGTTTATCACCATTATGTGTTTCGTGATCAAAAAATAGTTAGGGAAGAAGTAATATCTAAAAAAAGTAATATTGATTTTCTTTTAGATACTAAGTATCCAGTTTGGCTTGTCCGTCATGCCTTTGGTCAAGACATGGGTGAGGAAGATTATTCCGAATTAAAGGAAGAAGATTATTTATCAGACAATCGTGGTAAAAACCTTTCCTTACATCAAAAAACGGGTATTGTTAGAGATTTGGTTTACCATGGATTACAAGTCCCTTTTCAAGCAGGTACTTATTCTCATGCGGTTGGTCCCATTCATGCAGGAATCATCGAACCGGGGCATTTTCGTTTTATTGTAGAGGGGGAAGATATTCGCCACTTAACGATACGTTTGGGTTTTCAATACAGAGGGATTCGTGAAAAAATAAAGGGAAAACCTATGTCTGCGGTTATGCCCTTTTCGGAAACCATATCAGGGGATACTAGCGTTGGTTATGCGATTGCATTTAGTAAAATCTACGAAGAAATGTATGGAATTGAGGTTCCTAAAAATGTTGCTCTGTTTCGATCCTTCTTAATCGAATTGGAACGAATTGCTGTACATATTGGGGATCTCGGTGGAATTTCCGAAGATATTGGATATTACCCTCTCTACGGAGTTTGTGTGACGGATCGGGGAGCAGCCCTCGGGTTAATGGAAATATGGACTGGGAATCGTTTTGGAAAAGCCGCTGTTCGACCTGGGCGTGTTCGAGTGAACAAACGTATCTCCGCAAAACAAGCGAAAGATGCTTTTTTCAATTTAAAAAAAGTTTACTTTAAGAGAGTTCGTCCGCAGATTTTAAGAGCACTTTCTGTTTCAACTTTAAAGGAAAGGATGCAAGGTTGTGGTTTCATTTCAGAGTTGGACGTCCAAAAAAATGGATTTTTAGGGATGGTGGCGCGTATGGCTGGAGTAAGTGATGATTTGAGAATTAACCATCCAGATTATCCTGGTTGGATTCCTTTACCAATTCAGGAGGAACACCATCATTATAATGGGGATGTTTGGGCTCGTATGTACATTCGTTATGCAGAGATTGAACAGTCATTAAACTGGATGGAATCTCATTTGGAAGAAATCAATTGGGAGTCCTTATGGTCGGATACAGATAATCACTTTGGGAATCAAATTGAAAAAAATGGAAAACCAAAACCTGGAATTTATACAGCTTCGGTAGAAGCATGGAGGGGCCCACTTTTAGTATCATTAGATTTTGATAATGAAGGTTTTGTCAAAAATTCTTATATTCGTGATCCTTCTGTTTTGAATTGGCATGCTTTGGAGTTAGCAGTTCGCGGCGAACAAGTTGGAGATTTTCCATTGAACAATAAATCGTTTAATCTTAGTTATGTTGGTTTTGATTTATGA